The region GAGGGGCAGGGACCCGAGCACGTGGTCCACGGAGCCCCACCTGCAGAGCGGAGAATGCGTCTGGTGCTGAGGCCAGTCCTCTGCCTCGACACACTGTTCCCCGTGCGGCGTCTCCGACCGCTTCCTGCACCAGTCTGTCTGAGGGTCGTGGAGCTCTGAGGAGCTGTTATACCTCTGAGAGCAACCATCACACCTGCTCCTGCAGAGGCCGTTTGGGACTGTGCAGACACAGGCGGGTTTTAGAGAGTGGGAGATGTCCGTGTATTTGGAGCGCAGCTCCTGAACGTCGGGCCAGTGGAAGGCCTCGGACGGAGCACTTTGTGGGGACGGCACTGTGGTCTGGCTGCTGGCTGCAGGGCTGGGGTTCTGGACTGGACTCGGAGAACGAACTTCGTGAATGACTTCATGTTCACAAGCATTCAGGGACAATCTCAGGTTGGGTTTACCtgcatacaataaaaaaaaacctaataatgtaacatttgttggtttaaaatagaaacagcagcagattgttgcaaaataaataaataagttgatCATCTTGAACCatatttacctgtttttctCATCTTCTCCTCATGGACAGCAGGGATGTTCCTGAGGCCTTCCTGACTGGCTGTTAGTCGGTTTCTCGGCCAGACCATAGGCCTGTTGTTTTTGATGCGCTGGCTGTACTGACGAGCCAGCTGGAACACCTTGTTTCTCATCTTTCCCATGTCTTGTAAGATCTGGTCTTCATCGATGCTGGTTCTGAAGTTAATGATCTTAGGTAAATGGTTTGGGCTAAAGTGACTGTCGTCTTGTAACTCATGGGTCCTGCAGGGTTTGGAGTCCTGACCAGGTCCCCCCTCCACTGCTGAGGAAGCTGGCGGTGATGTTGAGGATAGATCAGAGGCGGTGCTCATTTCAGACTCTTCTAAAATCAGAGATGGTTGCTTACTGAATTCAACATCTGAAGTGTCTGAGCTGACATTCTGAGTAACGTCTAAACTTGAATCATTGAGTTTCTCTTCTGCAGCCTTCTTGGCTTCCCTGCTGTCCTCTTCAGTTTCCATAACTTCCCAAACCTTGAGCATCTCAGACGAGGGCCGAAACTTTTCTTCTGCTGTGAATGCATCAGCCACGCCCGCCTTGGTTTGGAATGAGCTCGGTGGAACAGGTTTTTGATTCATTTCTAATCCGGGAAGGTCAAACACAGACCAAGAAGTGGGTCGGTTTCGAGAGAGTCCTTTCCTGTGGACCGGGCCGACCTTCTCCGGAGGATTATTGTTGAGCTGTCGACTCAGCTGTCTCACCAAGCCTGTTGGAATATAGGACAGACTTTCGCGGCGTTTGATGCTGAAGTTAACGTCTTGGTGCTCGGCGTGCTCGTAGTATTGTCTGATTTTGTGGATGAGGAGGTGATCCTTTTTGGAGAGAGTGGACCTGTGTTCTCCTTCACTCAGATTAGGTACAGAACCCAACAGATGATCCTCTGAGGCTGCCTGTGGCTCGGAGGAAGAGGTAGCCATCGGCTGGGTCTGTTTCTCCAAATCTATGCAGGTTGAGGGGATTTGAAAGACGTCATTATCTACGGGTGGTGACGTACTAATGAGGGGACCAAGGTCCTCAGAAACTAGACTGCTCCTCCGGGACAGGCTGCTGATGTAGCGCTCAGCTATCACACTTGCTTGGCCCAATACAGAAGAAGAAGGCAGAagcacctcctcttcctcctccgagAGCTCACCATTCGTCAAAACACTCGTCTCCTCGACTTGGAGGCCAGAGGAATCACTccctctctcttcttcttctccagtttctctGGAGGTATCCAGAGAGTCTGAGGTCCCAGTGTCTAGCTTGCAGGGGCCCATTGGAGACTCGGGACATTGGGAGTAATCTACCTCCAGCTGGTGACTCTTTTCTGTCTGTGGGACACAGTCTGGATGGCACAGCTCCTGCACATTGATCTGAAACACCATAAGAGTGTTTGCAAAGTGGAATATGATGagaaaagacacattttattaacaAGCACTCTCTAAGCCCCATTAGCTTAATGGCCCCTTTTGAAGTAGTCTTGGTAGTTTAGTCTGAAGCATTCAGAATTTatgctgcatttgttttatcttattAAGCACTCTTGATTTCTTAATTACAGTGACCCTTGCCTGTGTATAAACAGTAGAGtgtggtggaaaaaaacagtgaTGCCATCTCCGGTCTGTTTTAACtgttaacatttaacatttatctATGTTAACCTTGGTGAGTTCAGCACCTCCTTTACCAGGGTTCGTCTTGCTGATGTCACCCTAGCCTGCCATTAATCTAAATCTGTGTCGAGGTGTTGCCTGCTTGTCTGGAGTGCctgcaaattgcaaaaaaaGTGCAGCTCGGAGCTGTTTGGTGTAGATAAGGTTAGGAACAGTAAATACCTACTCAGCTCAGACGCAAAAGCTGGCCTCCAAATCAAATGCTGCCTTTCTCAGAGGCGGGAGTGCTGACTACTGCACAACAATATATGGATGGTGCTTTAATTTCCAAGACTACAAATGTACAACATACAGCCAGGATTCAGGCTAATGTGATCATGGCAAAGGGCATCCATTTGGTAGAAATTCGACTTTTAAATCTAATGTAGAATTGATTCAGGTGGCTCTCATTCAGGGAGATAATAGGGAAAAATGTGAAAGAGTTTCCTTTAAATTACACAGCAGCTTCAAAATAGGCTTGGCAACAATTGTGAGGATAGAAGGGTATTTGTGAGTAATGTGAATGTGTCTCACATGTGAAAACGGTGTGTGTATGAACAATATACCAGGCATTTATAAGTACCTGTGTGCCAAGAGTCTCTTTCGTAACCACATCCCTTTTGTTTCCCTCCTGTTGGTGGGTTTTCACCTCCTCTGTTGTAGTTTCCAGCTCAGAAGTATTACTGTTCTGATCAtcctaaaaatgcaaaacatgaCATTAAACTACTTTTAGTCAACATATATCAGAGATGCACTTTAAAACATGCTACATTAAACAAATGTTCAATGCATATTCAAGccttccttaaaaaaataaagataaacatgAAAGTCTTCCTTGTTAAACAATGTTTATTCATCCACCTTCATAAACAATACTGCTAAAACAATTAACCCTGACAAAGACTTTTGTAATTATGAAAATTCAGAGGGGAAATGTTCTGTAATATGAttatcaaagagaaaaaagctcCTGCTATTCTAATGATATTTAATTAGAAGACTACATTAACCTTTGAAATCAAACAACATTTAACTGAGGATATTAAGCCATTGGTTCTCATGCAAATGCAGGTGTGGTCTCAACAGAGTCATGTTCCAATACACAAATTAATAAATGCAGCAAAGAGCAACAACACAAATGGGATACACATAAAATAGAATCCAAAAATTATATATTGTGAATGCAAAGTGGGATAACCAGAGCTCAAAACATGCATGAAACTTCGATTTCACCTctagtaaatgtttaaaaggttCATGCGCTTCAGTAGTATTAATCCacacagaatgatttattctgGATTGTAAAAAAATGGCAGCAGGTGTTGGAAGATTACGGTTATGAGGAAAGCAAAAAAACGGAGGATGAGAAGAAGTGGCAGTGCAGGTGAAAGAGCGATGCATTAGTATTGGTAAACCAGAGGAACGGAGCAGGACATGGGAAACCCATAAGTGTCAGAAACCCTCACCGTGGTGAAATGAGTAGGAAGCAAAGCCCTGGCTCTATAGTGCCAGCAGGAGATGGCTGCCAGCACTGAGCTGGCAAAGTCGGCTACCTGGTCGCCTCCCATCAGTACATCTTCCTTGCAACtctccccctccttctcctccactGCCTTCTCCTGCTCCAATCCCACCTCACTGGGTGAAGAGGGCAGTTTAGGGTCACTCTCAGCTGAACTTAGCTGCTCCAGAGAGTCTCCCCTGGGAATAAAGTCCTCCACACACAACCTCTCACTCTCGGGATCGCCTAGACTGGAGGCCAGTGTACTGACACTAGTGGCTGGCTGGAGGGAGCACCTGTTTCCCAGCAGGGCGCCCTCACTGTCTGCATGCTGTAGCATGAAGTCACAGACAGGTGATTTGTTACTGCAAGGCTTGTGTTAAAGACATGTAGTGACTGCTTGGCTGTAAACAGACTGAAGCACTGTGTGTCAGCAGCTATAGCTCAGGGTGAGGTACGGTTTACTGCAGTCTAGGAAAGTATGCTCTCTAAGGCTTAGGATTGGACTTTTTCAGAGTTTTGGCTCTTTCAATACCAATATTTAAGCTAGACTTCAGAacttttgaagtgtggttctgaaGACAGGtaagaacaattaatatcttacctgttgtagatagttctttatacaatctcagtttggagaaagagttttTAACCTGACTGATGAAATTAAGTTTCTGCAATTCTAGAACAACTCTTTTCTCAAAAACATCTTATCAGTCCTTGCAAACacaattttataaaccttcacactaTTGTCAATTTTGCACCACATAGTTATTTGCAGGCACtaatagcagcagcaggtagctgtagcacttcactgcagcctggagcacttctGACTACAACATCATAATGCTTCTACCAGAATAACTGTAATGTGaggtaaaggtttataaaactgaatttgCATGAAGGGAAACTTTTGAGACTGAAGTCTGTCTTGGCCAGGCTTGAACGAGCCGTCAGCTTCTCAAAcgggtcagaattaaactccgtTTCTCcaaagtcattcaaagagctatgtaTCTCCAACAATAACTATAGCAATTGTCCATGTCCTTTCCAGAGGAatgccactttaaaagatctgaactatccctttaggttGCAAATGCTGATTTAAAACTGGGTAAACCGTATCTCACCACAGCCCAGTGACTGCAAAGCTTCTTAAAGCTCAACAAAAAATACTAGCTTTTATTTCCTTAACTTACCTTCAAAATGGCTGCGTGTTGAGCAAAGATGGGGAGAGGCAGAGagacaaaacacataaaaatgtcaataacaCTGAAAGAAACCATGCCCAAGTCAAATATTATGTTGCATAATAACCTAAATATCGAGTGAGTTTTGTTCAATTACACCCAGGACACAATCTCTGCCTCTACATACAGGCAGATGTTAGTCTGGTTCAGACTCAAGGGAGGCCCTGTGATTAGGTAAATACCGATAAGGAGCCTCTCGTTCTCAGAGGCCTAAACCACACATGATGCAATTAGCCAGGAAGTGATGAACCTCTCCCTTACCCAGATGAGAGGGTTTGACATAAAATGGCTGCTTCATTACATTGTCTGGGAAATTGGTTCAGGACAGGGAGCGAGGGAGAACACGAGCACTGAGGTTTTCTCTTCTAATCAATGAAACAGGAAGTCGCACAGATCCGAGGGAAGGATGAATTTGACTACTAAAAAGAGCTTGTGTATGACAAAGCCTTGGACCAAAGTGGCATAAAATTAACTTCATTATGGGCGAGGTGGAGAGGGAGTGAGCGTGTGCGTCCATTGATCTGTTTTCCAGGTGTCTTTGAAGAGGAACAAAGCAGAGGTTCAATGGATACATGAAAAGCTCTTATCCAACAGCGAAATAACATTGGTGGCTGGGAGCTGATGTAGAACTGGACAGCAGCCAGAATGTGGATCAAACTGAAGCCCCAATAATGAATTTGCCACTCTGTCTGCCAAAATcctacaaaacatttaataacgTAAACAACCTTACAATGTACCAACCTTCTGTGCTCTTTATGATCTGTTTTCCTGGTTctataagaaagaaagaaaatgtggtgagtttatttcttcttttagatatttttgaaGTTATCGTGGTGCGAAGTGCTGCCACAGGAACAGGGCGATTTTTACCAGATCTCCTCCTCCCATGCCGTCCTCCAAGATGGAAGCTGTCCCTTTGGCAGCACACTGCTTTCATCATCCTCTCAGGACTACACTGGAACTTCCCTGGATCTGAGCAACACAAAGACACGCCACTACACTCAGAGTTGCATTTACGCAAACTATTTTCTCCACACGGATGGGCTGGATATAAATGAATGCATCTTGGCAAATTAGTCAGCATTCCATATTCTCCACAGAACATCAACAGCCATTTGCTTTTATTAGCAGCATCAGCGGTTGCTGTGGCAACAGTTAAATGGTCGTGGCATAGCTCGAGACGCTCCATTAGTAACACTTACAGTTTAAATTGTCCACAGTGGCGTCCTTTGccttcaaagaaagaaacatgttttaattaaagattcTTCTTCAGAGGCCAAAAGGGCAGAACGGATCTGTAAAAGATGATGTTTACCTTCTGTGGCAAGATTGTGTTGTGATTCTCGAGAATGAGCCTCTTAATGTGATGGGACCAGAGCTGCTTCTCTTCTACGGACTTCGCCTGAAACAAGAGGCCGTTCTCAGTAATTCGCGCTGATAAACATGCATTAGGTACATATATtcagagcaaaataaaatactggttcttagcagctttagaaaaagaacaatattgGCATTCTGTGAGGATATACACATTCATATATGTCCAGTGGGGGTCCAAAGGTCTGAGATCCCTTGTGAAAACACTCCTTTGGTGGATTTTTGTTGAACCTACTGCAAAATCTAttgaaaaacagaacacaataCAAGCTGAGCAACAGATAAATGCCTTGTGTTTTGTATGAGGCAGATTATCCTTCTGTAGTGTTAATTTAATGTCTTATAAATCCAAATGAGAAGTTGTCGCATGCCTGTACTTGTCTTTAATAAGGAAAAAGTTCATTTAGTGCAGGTGTTCAACTCTAAATCACTCTGTTTGATGTCCTCTGTGCCTCATTTGTCTCCTTATAAGTGCTCCTCTGTTTGTGCTATAATTCTGTTGAACGAATAAGCAGATTGTTTTTTCCACCTCAACATGCCGGAAGGTCTTATGACTTGTCTCCATCCAGAGCATTTTAAACACCTGTCCTCAGAAGCCACAAATGGATAGCAGCCTTAACTTTAAGCCTTCAAAAAATTCTGTCTGCTAAAATTCAGTTTATACTATTTGTGAGAAAAATGTGATGTATTGATCTTTTGATAAtctgttcacatttgttttgtctaaATGGGATTTGAATATAGCAGATCAAGTCACAAAGGTGTGTCAGAGTGTATTGTGATGCATTCTCTGTATCTTTTAGCCATGATCTGAAGGGGAGATATCACTGCTTTACTTAAAATAATGTCTTTAACAAAAGAGCAGTACTTCCAAACAACCTCAAACCTTCTAATTTCTTGGTGAACAGAAATGCACAACAAATGCTTTTCAACCTCAGCCTTTTGGACTTCTTAGCCTTCAACCTTCTGACCTAAATAGGTTCAAACGGACTGTGCTGCAGTTACCTGTACTGTATGGGGTTGCTTGGGTCGTTTGAAATGGATAACACTGAAGAGCAGAGGATCCTTGGCATTGTCAAGCAGCATTAAGGTGGAACACTGCAATGAGAAAGGCAACGCCAAGTGTTGTCTCATGGTTCAGTATCAATGTAatctttttctgttatttacaaaaacacgtttttttttatcttaaaagtaCTCAATACGCTGAATAATGTCCAAAATCGTACCGATATGTGACTCTTGTAGACAtagttttctcctcttttcttgGTAATAAGGAGCATCTTTTCGAAGAGAAAGAGTGTGCGGGAGTTTTTTGCCCTCAGCACATGAAAGGTGCCCTCCAGAACCAGCTCTCCATAGGTGGTCAGGTCAGAACCCTTCCAGTTGATCAGAAGAGACTGAATCTCCTGTATGAAAGCAGCAATGAACACTCTCAGCCATGTTTTCTTAGCACAAATTATCATTAATACCATATAACATAGGCATCAGCTCCtatttaaactaataaactgttaaaaaaaactcaaatttggACTTTAAATTCAAGTACaattgagatttatttttttaaaacaccaaattgGGAGTAATTATGGATTTTTCTTGAGGAAAATTATAGAATAAAATTAGAACAATATCTCTTCAGACGCTTTACAGGTAAAGAATAGCAACTAGCAGTAAAAAGATGTAGTAGCATAGTGAAACAAAGGTACTATAAAAGGTACACAACAGAACTACTTGTCATTCaacttgtttttactgtttagtCTGCAATTTCAAGCCTCTACATATAGGCACAGGCATGCTCCTGTGGTGTAACACTACataaaaatgatataaatatgtttattcaGATGCTCTGTGAcatgtgttttgctgttttatctgACCTGAACTCTGACAGCATGCTCATGTTTCCTCTTCATATCGTTGATGTACCAGGCCACTCCTGTCATGGTGTCTATAGCCTCTTGAACAACCTCATATCCTTCCTCGTCTGGGTCATAGTGCTTCGCAATTTCCTTTAAAGGAGAACTAGAACAGTTAGAAGCTTTAACGAGatcattaatatttaatttagccAAAGTAACTGAACAAAAGCTATCTTTATTTGCTCTATGTGCCTCTCATGAGAAGCAAACGGCACAtaacaagttatttaaaatgacatcAGTTTGTCATGATCCAGAGGCATTAAACACAGCTTGTAACATGTTTAGCGACACATAAATACACAAGGaagtgttgtttattttacagctctGTACCTGAAGGAGCAGGTGATATTTCAGGATCCTCTGAACCGGCTTTAGCAGGTAGGAGCCCAAAGGCAGAGAACGTTTCAGCGCGGCCTGCCGATCCCTGAAGAACTTGGCCAAAGTTTTACTCCTCATGCAGTCGGTCAGGGCTGCAACTGAACTGCagacagcaaacaacaaatcacATTCAACACACATGCTGACAAAattattaacaacaacaaaaaaggaacatCTAGCAACTTACTTAGGATAGTTATTGCAGTACTGGGTGTAGATTTCAAAGTATTCGCTCTGAGGGAAACACCAATCAGGCAACATTAGTGTGCAGTTTTGACAAAATAATATAGCTTGAATTAAGTATGTAAATGATGGTTTTactcactttatttacaaaacactgAGCGATAGCCACAGGGTCGTTCTCGCACATGTCCAAACACTGCAGCAgttcactgaaaataaacacaaagtgtCAAAATGCTACAGCAGTAATACATCAGACCAGAACAACAAAGTAAGGCAATAAGAGTTACTAGTAATCACAAATAAATCATGATATTTTTTCTCTGGTTAGACTGAGAGGTTTTTAATTGCTGTTACTAAAATCACCAGTAGAGGGAACCAGACACTGTAAAACAGCAGcctttgtgcttgtttgtcatGAAATAAGTTTTGGAAATCGTCACACTTCCGCTTTAATAAAAAGAGCTTTCTTCAGGGATAAGCAAACTAAAAGCTCTGACAGCCAAACACAATAACAAGaaaaagtttttcaaaactTAAAGACAGGAGGGATCAACTGAACCCAACtacaaacaaatgtgttgaCATTTACAATGAGAAATTATCTGAGGGTGAGGTTTATTATTGAGAGTAGTATTTGTTCATACAGGATGATTGCTTTGCTGCAATATTTACAGCTGAGAGAGAAAGGAGTGCAATGAAGAGAAACAATGCATTAAAGTCTGAATTAACCCTTTTagcaccataataataataacggtctttcttgtctatttttgtcaaaaatgccGTATTTCCCTTAGGTGGCCTCCTTTGCACAAACTCTTGCAATCATAAGCAAACACTGGGCCTTTTTACCTGCTGATATAAGTATTTCCTCATAGAAACTAATTAAAAGTAATAGAAAAGCTTCCTTCCAGGAAAATGACAGAGGTtggctttttaaattcaatcGCATGTCAATGTGTCTTCTCAAACTTGCAAACTTTGCAAAATTTCATTACAAAGAAATAGATATAATCTTTTCTATTGGAGCCTGAGGGCTGTCTCGTAGGCTTGACATAAAAAGAGTGTCTGCTCAGTCTTTGAAGAATGTTGATGTGTATTTTGGCAACAAGCACATTTAGCATTGAGTGCTTGCTGACATATGATGATGAAATGGAAAGCCAGCTGCACTCACACTTTCGATGTCTTTAAGATTATCTGCAACACTGTTCTTTCTGTGGTGAGAGTCGATCGCTTATCTCTCTGCATCAACTTTGAGTCACTCAACAAAAATGCAAGTCAAGTACCAGCAGCCAAGcatcatccattttttttaaatttcacaataTGCTCCATTATCTAATCGCAACATTTCATATTACTGACACatcaaagtgaacaaaaaacattCCTTACTGCAGGAAAACGGCTCAGTCTTCTCTACTCTTACATGAATCCAAACTGtatgtaataaataataatgtaccagataaaaaaaatatttagagtaGTATGCTCATCAGTATTTGAATGAATGACTTACCCGTTGAACTCATAGATGTCCTCTATGTTTCCAAACAGAGCACACACTTGCTCGGGCTGTATGGGAAGGTTGCCCACGTCGATAATGTGTGCCAAATAGtcctgggaaaaaaataaatgaaataaaagagatTGAGATGCAAACCTCAGTGGGTAAATACTGCACAGGCAGTTTCAGATTCCTACCAGCAGAGAGAGCATgtaactacaaaaacaaatttttgacTCCAACTCTTCCTATTTCTTCTGCACCGAGTTGTTTTTCCACATGACAGCTGAATCCAGCTGATACAGTTTTAGAGCCATGACACAatctaaagcagattttttttaaaagacaagtgTTGAATcagaagatttttgttttcccacagGAAAATGGAGGCtcaataataaaaaccttttttttaatgtcatacTTAAAAGATCCTTTTAAAGATTTCTCAGTGGAGACTACTTCGACTTCAAAGACACTCAGTACCAGGACtagatttcagctcagtttgtcttCTTCTAAGAACTAGAGGTagatacaaatatttaaaaatgccaGTCCATACATACCAACATCTAGATGTCACCCCCACTGTCTTAGACAAATACACACTCACGTGGCATACAAACAACACCAAAAAGAGTAAAGAAGCAGGCTAAAGagggacaaacacacacaggcagcagcTAATTAAATAGTACAACAGTAAATgccttgcacacacacacaacatccCAAATAATGTATTGCAAGCAAGCAAACACTCAGGAAGCCCCCAAGTCAGCCAGATTAAAAGCAGAGTAATCGCATCCCATTACAGAATGAATTCCAGCTGGAAGTCTCAAAAAGTCTTCCCCAAACTGTTACACTAAACACATGTGACCTTCAGCATACTGTGAGATTGAATGTGGTGTACAGTGTCTTGTATCTTCTAGTGCTACAAGCTGTTCTTTATTACAGCACAGCTGTTTTAGGCTGTAACACCGATATGGACgttataaatcagttttaagaGTTAAAAATCATACAGAGTAAAAAGAACGACAAACTTTCTCTGCAAAGAACAAGCACCAGCATCTACAACCTCGTTTCAAAAGTTGCTGCGCATGATTACGCAGGGTGTGTTCATCTATGTGGAATTAGCTGGAGTCGAACGGCTGAAATCTGGACAGAAAGTTGAGCAAAAGCACTGATAGCCTAACAGCTGCTTATAAGCTCAGCGCCAGGATCAAGAGGAAGATTTGACTTAGCTTCTTGAAAAGAGAACGCCAAACTGAAGGAAATGTTTCACATGTCTCTGACAGATCCCTGCCCGGGTGTGAAATTAGTTGAATGAAATCAAAATGATTGAAGCCAGACTGTAATTACAAAAGGACAGAGGCTGCATTTGTACTCAGCTGTTTTCCCACACTTTAGCCTACAGAAACCCCACTACCACCACTTTCATCTGCGCTTTTTCTTCCGTTGGCGGATAGATGGAGGTGTTTATGTTGGCTGGGGGAACCTGAGAGTTCAGGCGAGGCTGGGTCTACGGTGACCAAGGCCAGACCAGGCTGCGCCGCTGCTCCTGTCAACTAAAAGAGTCCTAGAAGTGTCTGTCAGGAGCAAGTCATTACTCAAACTGGATCCAGGGCAGCACACCCTCCCACGACAAATGCTAGACGCCAGAGCAGTCTGAGGCAAGGTGAGGAGGGGTGCACGCTGCTTTACTGCCAGTCAGTCTCAGAAATGCCTCACATGTTAAAGCCATTACTCTCTTCAGACTCACTGTTGAGTGCTCCTACATCTTTGCAAGACAGAATAAAGACTGATGGTAAGAGGGGTTTGTAAGTCTGGAAGCAATCactaaacaacaaaagtgaCCTGTtgcatggtaaaaaaaaatccattgctCATTTTTCACATCTTAGGCTATTAAAACCTTAGACAAAGATCACAGACCCAGAAATTCATGTTGGGATAACCCTGCTCTGAGTCACATTTTGAATTCAAATATCCTTAAGCCCAGGTTAGCCTGTAAACTGTCCCCACACTGTAAATATACAGAGTTTAAGTAAAGAGCATACAGATCATAAACTGCTTGACAGCTTTCATCTTTATGAACTGGAAATCTGTAAACAACAAGCAGTTGCCAGATGTCTGGTACTGATTTTTGTCAACTGGGCATATTGTTGTAGAAAGTGGGAAAAATCACAAAGACACTTGAAGGAAAAGGGAAAATCCACTGCAAGTTCCAAAAGACTTACTTTTATTCGCAAACAGCTGCTTGGAACAGAAAAGGCATTATTTGGTTTCAGGAGACTGTGTAAAATCACTGTGTTGGTTCCTGGCTTTTCAAATTCAGTATATAACTTCTAATGAACAGTGCAGACATTATGTCATAGGAGCATGTTAGTCCAAGtcaaaaattatctttaaacacacagaatCACTGGATCACTGTAATATAAAACAGCTGGCTCAAAGTGAAAGCTttggtgtgaaaaaaaactCTAGAGAGCTGGACACAAAGACCCTGACAGTCGCTCACCTCCACGATGCTGCGCAGGTCTTTGACGTACATGCGCTCTGTCTCAATGATCTCCATGACAACACGGTCCACATAGGTCAGCTTTGGGTTGGGCGCCATTGCATCGGTGACAACAGGTGAGGCGGTGATGTGGGGTAATTTACCACTTGCCGTCCGGCTGGAAGCGGCGTTGTTGTTGTTCCACTGGTTGTTGATCACATCGACCTCCAGCTGTTCCCGCCAGTGACCACGGAAACCTGTGAGGATGGGACTCTGATTTCCAACCTGCTTTTTGTTGCCTTCGGCTGGGCTCAGTTCCAGATCTATGTCCTCCTCGCCCGGTATGGGAGGTGTGGTAGAAGATGGAAGGGTCACTGTACTTCCAAAGAGGCTTTGACTATCACGggatgaaccagaggacagggTGGACACCAGGCTCACAGGACGTTGACCCTCTCCGTCCAGCGGCTCTGCATAAACCTGACTGTAGTAGTCAGGACCCATATCTTCGTAATCCTGGACATGATCGGCGGTGGAGAGAGGTGAGGACAACTGAGGAGATTCTAGgaacagaaaagagaaacacagacaagacaaactaaataaaaatgtcaaaactagtaaaataaagagaaaggaaaaatcTACTCTCCAAAGACAGATAACGCCTTCAATCCAATCGAATACTGTAGCTTACTGGGTTAAAGAAGCATTGTGAaaactttgaacacatttagaAGCAAAGGCTCAAATTGGATCTAAATGAATATCCCAGCCTCAATGTTTCCTTCAGTCACCAAAATATCAGTGCAACATAATAGAGTGAAGGAAAAGCacccaaaataaacattttctcatattttatgTATGATTAATGTTACTA is a window of Kryptolebias marmoratus isolate JLee-2015 linkage group LG10, ASM164957v2, whole genome shotgun sequence DNA encoding:
- the LOC108237061 gene encoding pleckstrin homology domain-containing family G member 3 isoform X2, with translation MPEGSHSALHQGPMGEESPQLSSPLSTADHVQDYEDMGPDYYSQVYAEPLDGEGQRPVSLVSTLSSGSSRDSQSLFGSTVTLPSSTTPPIPGEEDIDLELSPAEGNKKQVGNQSPILTGFRGHWREQLEVDVINNQWNNNNAASSRTASGKLPHITASPVVTDAMAPNPKLTYVDRVVMEIIETERMYVKDLRSIVEDYLAHIIDVGNLPIQPEQVCALFGNIEDIYEFNGELLQCLDMCENDPVAIAQCFVNKSEYFEIYTQYCNNYPNSVAALTDCMRSKTLAKFFRDRQAALKRSLPLGSYLLKPVQRILKYHLLLQEIAKHYDPDEEGYEVVQEAIDTMTGVAWYINDMKRKHEHAVRVQEIQSLLINWKGSDLTTYGELVLEGTFHVLRAKNSRTLFLFEKMLLITKKRGENYVYKSHISCSTLMLLDNAKDPLLFSVIHFKRPKQPHTVQAKSVEEKQLWSHHIKRLILENHNTILPQKAKDATVDNLNYPGKFQCSPERMMKAVCCQRDSFHLGGRHGRRRSEPGKQIIKSTEAILKHADSEGALLGNRCSLQPATSVSTLASSLGDPESERLCVEDFIPRGDSLEQLSSAESDPKLPSSPSEVGLEQEKAVEEKEGESCKEDVLMGGDQDDQNSNTSELETTTEEVKTHQQEGNKRDVVTKETLGTQINVQELCHPDCVPQTEKSHQLEVDYSQCPESPMGPCKLDTGTSDSLDTSRETGEEEERGSDSSGLQVEETSVLTNGELSEEEEEVLLPSSSVLGQASVIAERYISSLSRRSSLVSEDLGPLISTSPPVDNDVFQIPSTCIDLEKQTQPMATSSSEPQAASEDHLLGSVPNLSEGEHRSTLSKKDHLLIHKIRQYYEHAEHQDVNFSIKRRESLSYIPTGLVRQLSRQLNNNPPEKVGPVHRKGLSRNRPTSWSVFDLPGLEMNQKPVPPSSFQTKAGVADAFTAEEKFRPSSEMLKVWEVMETEEDSREAKKAAEEKLNDSSLDVTQNVSSDTSDVEFSKQPSLILEESEMSTASDLSSTSPPASSAVEGGPGQDSKPCRTHELQDDSHFSPNHLPKIINFRTSIDEDQILQDMGKMRNKVFQLARQYSQRIKNNRPMVWPRNRLTASQEGLRNIPAVHEEKMRKTGKPNLRLSLNACEHEVIHEVRSPSPVQNPSPAASSQTTVPSPQSAPSEAFHWPDVQELRSKYTDISHSLKPACVCTVPNGLCRSRCDGCSQRYNSSSELHDPQTDWCRKRSETPHGEQCVEAEDWPQHQTHSPLCRWGSVDHVLGSLPLHKVQNLQEPARTCAPACRVQSEAGALQDCPNGTKPLGSGKSSESFRVRSLREKFQSLSTS